The DNA segment CATCACCCCAAAACAGAAGCTCGCCCTGGTGGCTTAACCCTTCCATTTCTGAACATCGCTAAAAATGGGGGATTACCCTTGTTGCGATCGTTTCAGGATCGATTCACCCTGGATACAGGCGAGATCACGGCAACGGTCGGTGACAGGCGAGTGGCCTTTCCTCAACGGTTACTGTCTCACAAGCAAGACCGATAGCGAAAATACCGGGTATGTTGGCAACATTCATCGATTGACACTGGAATGCATACCCAGCTCGCGACACGTGGGCTGATCAAGGCGCGGTGAGGACGATTGCGGTTCGTACGTCCTCTACCGGTGTTGGCAATAACGGATCAGCAACGAGATTATCACTCCGACCTCGCGCTGAAGATCTGGTGCGCCACATTCGTGCATCCGATTCATCATCAGTGCGCTCTGTCACATGGCGGCGTAATGCCTTAGAATACGGCGGCAAACCTCCAGCATGCACTCACTCATGGTTGCGCAAGCCAGCGCTCTTACAGAACAGCTCAATCGCAGCAGCAACCCCTATCGGGATCCGCTGAGTCGCATCGACTGGCAATCCCTGGACCTCGATCACTGGTGGTTGCCAGAAGCCGCCGTTAGCCTTCATGGCATCCCAGCCTACGATCACCTGCCTGAAGCACAGCGTAAACGTCTCTCGCAGTATGAATTCATCAACTTCATCGAGAAGGCCCTTTGGCTGGAGGGCATCTTCATGGAGAGGATCAGCCGCGCATTGGCAGATTCACTCGGCCAGCCATCAGAAACCCTTTACCGCCTGCATGAGTTACGCGAGGAAGCGGGCCACAGCCTCATGTTTATGGAGTTGATCCAACGCAGTGGATTGCCCATTGATCCGGCCGCCTTCAAGCGGCCACGACTGGCAACCTGGGTTGGCCGCCACGCGCCCTACCGTTCGGCCGCCTTCTGGATCGCGGTGCTGATCGGAGAACAGGTTCCAGATCACATGAACCGTATGATCCGCAAGCACCGCGCCCAGATTTCAGACACCATCTACGAAATCATCACCCTCCATGCAATCGATGAAGCACGCCACATCGTGCATGCCAGAGCAACCCTGGAGTATTGCCTGCCCATAGCCGGCCGCTTGGCCCCGATTTATCTGCCTCTTCTGAATCACGTTTTTCGCCAATTTGTCGAGGCCTTCTACTTCCCCGCTCCCGCGCTGTATCAACTTGCAGGCTTGGATCAGCCGGCACGCTGGGCACAGCGTGCCCACGCTAACACCGCGCGCATCACCTTTGTTGACGAATGCGTGGCCAGCACGCTACGTCAGCTGGCCGGCAAAAATTTGCCCATCAGCTGGCGCTAGCCGCTCTTCTCCACCGCAAATCGCATCCCAGACACGCCTCGTCATAACAACGAAGCAGCCTTGGCACTCCCAAACAACCGACTTGGGACTCGGGACCCAACACATAACTCTCAATTTATTGATCAGCAGGTTGGATCGCATATCC comes from the Acidihalobacter yilgarnensis genome and includes:
- a CDS encoding diiron oxygenase codes for the protein MHSLMVAQASALTEQLNRSSNPYRDPLSRIDWQSLDLDHWWLPEAAVSLHGIPAYDHLPEAQRKRLSQYEFINFIEKALWLEGIFMERISRALADSLGQPSETLYRLHELREEAGHSLMFMELIQRSGLPIDPAAFKRPRLATWVGRHAPYRSAAFWIAVLIGEQVPDHMNRMIRKHRAQISDTIYEIITLHAIDEARHIVHARATLEYCLPIAGRLAPIYLPLLNHVFRQFVEAFYFPAPALYQLAGLDQPARWAQRAHANTARITFVDECVASTLRQLAGKNLPISWR